In a single window of the Streptomyces sp. NBC_00094 genome:
- a CDS encoding SRPBCC family protein has product MSGHTDNSVTIDAPLDLVWDITNDIENWPDLFSEYASLDVLSREGDSTTFRLTMHPDESGKVWSWVSERTVDRPGRTVRARRVETGPFDHMNIRWEYEETPAGVHMRWVQDFAMKPDAPVDDAWMTDNINRNSRTQMALIRDRVEQVARDLRSAPVLPG; this is encoded by the coding sequence GTGTCCGGCCACACCGACAACAGCGTCACCATCGACGCCCCTCTCGATCTCGTCTGGGACATCACCAACGACATCGAGAACTGGCCCGATCTCTTCAGCGAGTACGCCTCCCTCGACGTGCTGTCCCGCGAGGGCGACTCCACCACCTTCCGTCTGACCATGCACCCGGACGAGTCCGGGAAGGTCTGGAGCTGGGTGTCGGAGCGCACCGTCGACCGCCCCGGGCGGACCGTCCGCGCCCGCCGCGTCGAGACCGGCCCGTTCGACCACATGAACATCCGGTGGGAGTACGAGGAGACACCGGCCGGCGTCCATATGCGCTGGGTGCAGGACTTCGCGATGAAGCCCGACGCTCCGGTCGACGACGCCTGGATGACCGACAACATCAACCGCAACTCCCGCACGCAGATGGCTCTCATCCGGGACCGCGTCGAGCAGGTCGCCCGCGACCTGCGGAGCGCCCCCGTCCTGCCCGGCTGA
- a CDS encoding TcmI family type II polyketide cyclase, with protein sequence MHHALIVARMAPGSAPAIADVFAASDRGELPHLVGVTRRRLFQFGDVYLHLIESDQDPGPAIAKLSGHPEFRDASEKLSAYVTAYDPETWRGPKDAMAQCFYRWERDAAS encoded by the coding sequence ATGCACCACGCCCTGATCGTCGCCCGCATGGCGCCCGGTTCGGCTCCGGCGATCGCCGACGTGTTCGCCGCCTCCGACCGTGGGGAACTCCCGCACCTGGTCGGCGTCACCCGGCGTCGCCTGTTCCAGTTCGGCGACGTGTACCTGCACCTCATCGAGTCGGACCAGGACCCGGGGCCGGCCATCGCGAAGCTGTCCGGGCACCCGGAGTTCCGGGACGCCAGCGAGAAGCTGTCGGCGTACGTCACCGCGTACGACCCGGAGACGTGGCGAGGCCCCAAGGACGCCATGGCGCAGTGCTTCTACCGCTGGGAGCGCGACGCGGCTTCCTGA
- a CDS encoding SchA/CurD-like domain-containing protein, with protein sequence MAPSGRISQSAFDGSKLRVILLLDLYEGAQQQFLDAYELMRKQVASVPGHISDQLCQSIENPSQWLITSEWESAPPFLAWVNSEEHVETVKPMHSCVRDTRSMRYSILRETGPGQQASQGTASAGTQVAARVGDGAARHALTFTVKPGSESKVAEILAGYESPRAQVDETTRLRRTSLFMHGNRVVRAVEVEGDLLAALRHVARQPEVRAVEEAINPYLEQDRDLTDPESARVFFTRAALPAVHHVVSDRPAPADLRRHALYYPAKEGRGMELARLLAHQDQAAADDPDSPVYGSTVFHRDDIVVRLIDITGEPDLDPVASLGIKGAGKAAELEHLLDGAAIGVEGSLKTERNVNRLLSHADMLPVTDRSADS encoded by the coding sequence ATGGCCCCCTCGGGACGCATCTCGCAGTCGGCCTTCGACGGCTCCAAGCTGCGGGTGATCCTCCTGCTCGACCTGTACGAAGGAGCTCAGCAGCAGTTCCTGGACGCGTACGAACTCATGCGCAAGCAGGTCGCCTCCGTTCCCGGTCACATCAGCGACCAGCTCTGCCAGTCCATCGAGAACCCCTCGCAGTGGCTCATCACCAGCGAGTGGGAGAGCGCTCCGCCGTTCCTCGCGTGGGTGAACAGCGAGGAGCACGTCGAGACCGTCAAGCCGATGCACAGCTGCGTCCGGGACACCCGTTCGATGCGCTACAGCATCCTCCGGGAGACCGGTCCCGGTCAGCAGGCCTCGCAGGGCACGGCATCGGCGGGCACACAGGTGGCCGCCCGCGTGGGCGACGGCGCGGCACGCCACGCCCTCACCTTCACCGTCAAGCCGGGCTCCGAGTCGAAGGTGGCGGAGATCCTGGCCGGGTACGAGTCGCCCCGGGCCCAGGTCGACGAGACCACACGGCTGCGCCGTACCTCCCTCTTCATGCACGGCAATCGCGTCGTGCGGGCCGTGGAGGTGGAGGGCGACCTCCTCGCGGCACTGCGGCACGTCGCCCGTCAGCCCGAGGTACGAGCGGTCGAGGAGGCCATCAACCCGTACCTGGAGCAGGACCGGGACCTGACCGACCCCGAGTCGGCGCGCGTGTTCTTCACCCGTGCCGCGCTCCCGGCCGTCCACCACGTGGTGTCCGACCGGCCGGCACCGGCCGACCTGCGACGGCACGCGCTGTACTACCCGGCCAAGGAAGGCCGCGGGATGGAGCTGGCCCGGCTACTCGCCCATCAGGACCAGGCCGCGGCGGACGATCCGGACAGCCCGGTGTACGGCAGCACCGTGTTCCATCGCGACGACATCGTGGTGCGCCTCATCGACATCACGGGCGAACCCGACCTCGACCCCGTCGCCTCCCTCGGGATCAAGGGCGCCGGCAAGGCCGCGGAGCTGGAACACCTCCTCGACGGCGCCGCGATCGGCGTCGAGGGCTCCCTGAAGACGGAACGCAACGTCAACCGGCTCCTGTCGCACGCCGACATGCTGCCCGTCACCGACCGCTCGGCGGATTCCTGA
- a CDS encoding FAD-dependent monooxygenase, producing the protein MNRFDVAGAAAGHRTPVLIVGGSLVGLSTSLFLGRLGVPHTLVERHAGTSIHPRGRGNNVRTMELFRSAGVTQQIQEAASVLAGNNGILQTPSLVGDVGEWLFKEIDPGGGLARFSPAGWCLCSQNNLEPVLLKRAGELGGDLRFSTELMSFDQDAEGVTAQVKSRDTGEHTTIRADYLVAADGPRSPVRERLGIGQSGQGDLFHNVSVTFVSRGLADVVGDRRFIVCYLTNPEADGALLPVDNRERWVFHAPWHPEHGETLEEFTDERCIDHIRRAVGVPDLDVEITGRAPWHAAERIAERYADGRVFLVGDSAHEMPPTGAFGSNTGIQDAHNLAWKLAAVLGGWAGPGLLASYDAERRPVAETTSARAASRSVEHSHPGYAPGPGSGGPKGGKGGILNQVLGYRYPQGAVLGADRSLPVVPDGLRLTGEPGSRAPHLWVNRAGARISTLDLYERSLVLLSSADGAGGWHTAAAQVGQQLSVPLDSYRIGEGPDAELSPESDTDWAEAHGVTTDGAVLVRPDGFVAWRSEGASENPGATLRQALTAILGRG; encoded by the coding sequence ATGAACCGATTCGACGTGGCCGGCGCAGCAGCCGGTCACCGCACGCCCGTACTCATCGTCGGCGGCTCGCTGGTGGGCCTGTCCACCTCGCTGTTCCTGGGGCGCCTCGGAGTGCCGCACACCCTGGTCGAGCGCCATGCGGGCACCTCGATCCACCCGCGCGGCCGCGGCAACAACGTGCGCACGATGGAGCTGTTCCGCAGTGCCGGGGTGACGCAGCAGATCCAGGAGGCCGCGTCGGTCCTGGCGGGCAACAACGGCATCCTGCAGACGCCGAGCCTGGTGGGTGATGTCGGCGAGTGGCTGTTCAAGGAGATCGACCCCGGCGGCGGCCTCGCCCGCTTCAGCCCCGCCGGGTGGTGCCTGTGCAGCCAGAACAATCTCGAACCGGTGCTGCTCAAGCGCGCCGGGGAGCTGGGCGGGGATCTGCGGTTCTCGACGGAGCTGATGTCCTTCGACCAGGACGCCGAAGGAGTGACCGCGCAGGTCAAGAGCCGCGACACCGGTGAGCACACCACCATCCGCGCGGACTACCTCGTCGCGGCGGACGGCCCGCGCAGCCCCGTTCGCGAGCGGCTCGGCATCGGGCAGAGCGGTCAGGGCGACCTGTTCCACAACGTGAGCGTCACCTTCGTCTCCCGCGGCCTCGCGGACGTCGTCGGCGACCGGCGGTTCATCGTCTGCTACCTGACGAACCCGGAGGCCGACGGGGCCCTGCTGCCGGTCGACAATCGGGAGCGCTGGGTGTTCCACGCTCCGTGGCACCCCGAACACGGCGAGACGCTGGAGGAGTTCACCGACGAGCGGTGCATCGACCACATCCGGCGGGCCGTCGGGGTGCCGGACCTCGATGTGGAGATCACGGGCAGAGCTCCCTGGCACGCGGCCGAGAGGATCGCCGAACGGTACGCGGACGGCCGGGTGTTCCTCGTCGGCGACTCGGCCCACGAGATGCCGCCCACCGGGGCGTTCGGCTCCAACACCGGTATCCAGGACGCGCACAACCTCGCCTGGAAGCTCGCCGCCGTACTGGGCGGCTGGGCCGGCCCCGGCCTGCTCGCGTCCTACGACGCGGAGCGCCGGCCGGTCGCGGAGACGACGAGCGCCCGCGCCGCGTCGCGGTCGGTCGAACACAGCCACCCCGGGTACGCCCCCGGCCCCGGATCCGGCGGCCCCAAGGGAGGGAAGGGCGGCATTCTCAACCAGGTGCTCGGCTACCGCTATCCGCAGGGCGCCGTCCTGGGCGCCGACCGGTCGCTGCCCGTCGTGCCCGACGGACTGCGCCTGACGGGCGAACCCGGGAGCCGGGCACCCCACCTGTGGGTGAACCGCGCGGGCGCCCGGATCTCCACCCTCGACCTGTACGAGCGGTCCCTGGTGCTCCTGAGCTCCGCGGACGGCGCCGGCGGGTGGCACACCGCGGCGGCACAGGTCGGGCAGCAGCTGTCGGTGCCGCTCGACTCGTACCGGATCGGCGAAGGCCCCGACGCGGAGCTCTCCCCGGAGAGCGACACGGACTGGGCGGAGGCGCACGGCGTCACCACGGACGGCGCGGTGCTGGTCCGCCCCGACGGGTTCGTCGCGTGGCGCTCCGAAGGGGCCTCGGAGAACCCCGGAGCGACGTTGCGGCAGGCCCTCACGGCCATCCTGGGCCGGGGCTGA
- a CDS encoding phosphopantetheine-binding protein, translating into MITTALTFDELAALMKQAAGVTVDARELEKAPDAPFTTLGLDSLGLLGIVGELENRYSVALPTDAERCKTPAEFVGLVNNTLKTGV; encoded by the coding sequence ATGATCACCACCGCACTGACCTTCGACGAGCTCGCCGCGCTGATGAAGCAGGCGGCCGGGGTCACCGTCGACGCCCGGGAGCTGGAGAAGGCGCCGGACGCGCCGTTCACCACCCTCGGCCTCGACTCGCTCGGTCTGCTCGGGATCGTCGGCGAGTTGGAGAACCGGTACAGCGTGGCGCTGCCCACCGACGCCGAGCGTTGCAAGACACCCGCCGAGTTCGTCGGCCTGGTCAACAACACCCTCAAGACGGGAGTCTGA
- a CDS encoding cupin domain-containing protein encodes MLKQRPRIVNLSETEPNRRRGGDLRAMLTPATVGSTSGFMGLAIVQPGERIGEHYHPYSEEFVYVVSGALEVDLDGDTYALRPDQGLLIPIDVRHRFRNVGDVEARMVFHLGPLAPRPSLGHVDTEVTDEAQLAAAGPHLTVGDPGQVSERSGAIE; translated from the coding sequence ATGCTCAAGCAGCGTCCACGCATCGTGAACCTGAGCGAGACGGAACCCAACCGCAGGCGGGGAGGTGACCTGCGGGCCATGCTCACGCCGGCCACGGTGGGTTCCACCAGCGGCTTCATGGGCCTGGCCATCGTCCAGCCGGGCGAGCGCATCGGCGAGCACTACCACCCGTACTCCGAGGAGTTCGTGTACGTCGTCTCGGGCGCGCTGGAAGTGGACCTGGACGGCGACACGTACGCGCTCCGGCCCGATCAGGGACTCCTGATCCCGATCGACGTGCGGCACCGCTTCCGCAACGTGGGCGACGTGGAGGCCCGCATGGTCTTCCACCTGGGCCCGCTCGCCCCCCGGCCGAGCCTCGGCCACGTCGATACGGAGGTCACCGACGAGGCGCAGCTGGCCGCCGCGGGTCCGCACCTGACCGTGGGCGATCCGGGACAGGTGTCCGAGCGAAGCGGGGCCATCGAGTGA
- a CDS encoding ketosynthase chain-length factor has product MSTERSRRAVVTGIGVIAPNGLRADAYWKSVREGLGVLDRITREGCEDLPLKVAGEVRGFDASALIEERFLVQTDRFSHYAMAAAQLALDDAGLAHDGQEDPFSIGVVTAAGSGGGEFGQRELQKLWAQGSKFVGPYQSIAWFYAASTGQISIRSGFKGPCGVVASDEAGGLDGIAHAARAVRRGTGAVLVGAAEAPLAPYSMVCQLGYPELSTVEDPDRAYRPFTRAACGFVPAEGGAMLVVEDESRARDRGAAVRAVVAGHGATFTGASRWEESREGLARAIRVALDEAACAPEEIDVVFADALGVPEADRAEALAIADVLGAHATRVPVTAPKTGIGRAYCGAPVLDTAAAVFAMEHGVVPPTPNVFDICHDLDLVMSRARPAELRTALVLSRGLMGSNAALIVRRGDDSAW; this is encoded by the coding sequence ATGAGCACTGAGCGCTCACGGCGCGCGGTCGTCACCGGCATCGGTGTGATCGCCCCCAACGGACTGCGTGCCGACGCGTACTGGAAGTCCGTCCGGGAAGGACTCGGCGTACTGGACCGGATCACCCGTGAGGGGTGCGAGGACCTGCCGCTCAAGGTCGCGGGCGAGGTCCGTGGCTTCGACGCCTCCGCTCTGATCGAGGAGCGCTTCCTCGTCCAGACCGACCGTTTCAGCCACTACGCGATGGCCGCGGCCCAGCTCGCCCTCGACGACGCCGGCCTCGCCCACGACGGACAGGAGGACCCGTTCTCGATCGGCGTCGTCACCGCGGCCGGTTCCGGCGGTGGCGAGTTCGGCCAGCGAGAGCTCCAGAAGCTCTGGGCCCAGGGATCCAAGTTCGTCGGCCCGTACCAGTCCATCGCCTGGTTCTACGCCGCGAGCACCGGCCAGATCTCCATCCGGAGCGGGTTCAAGGGGCCGTGCGGTGTGGTCGCGAGCGACGAGGCGGGGGGCCTGGACGGCATCGCCCACGCGGCCCGGGCCGTACGGCGTGGGACCGGCGCGGTGCTCGTCGGAGCGGCGGAGGCGCCCCTCGCCCCGTACTCGATGGTGTGCCAGCTCGGATACCCGGAGCTCAGCACCGTCGAGGACCCGGACCGCGCCTACCGGCCCTTCACCCGGGCAGCCTGCGGCTTCGTCCCCGCCGAGGGCGGTGCGATGCTCGTCGTGGAGGACGAGTCCCGTGCCCGCGACCGGGGGGCGGCCGTCCGGGCCGTCGTGGCCGGCCACGGCGCCACGTTCACCGGCGCCTCCCGATGGGAGGAGTCCCGGGAGGGACTCGCCCGCGCCATCCGCGTCGCCCTCGACGAGGCCGCGTGCGCGCCCGAGGAGATCGACGTCGTCTTCGCCGACGCCCTGGGCGTACCGGAGGCGGACCGTGCCGAGGCACTGGCGATCGCCGACGTCCTCGGGGCACACGCCACGCGCGTGCCCGTCACGGCGCCCAAGACGGGCATCGGCCGCGCCTACTGCGGGGCGCCCGTCCTGGACACCGCCGCCGCGGTCTTCGCGATGGAACACGGCGTGGTCCCCCCCACCCCCAACGTGTTCGACATCTGCCACGACCTCGATCTGGTGATGTCCCGCGCTCGCCCCGCCGAGCTGCGCACGGCCCTCGTCCTCAGCCGGGGACTCATGGGATCCAACGCGGCGCTGATCGTGCGCCGCGGCGACGACTCCGCCTGGTAG
- a CDS encoding beta-ketoacyl synthase, with translation MTRRVAVTGVGVVAPGGTGAKAFWDLLAAGRTATRGITLFDPVGLRSRIAAECDFDPADHGLDPDLSRHADRYIQFAVVAAGEAVRDSGLDTGTEDPWRVAVSLGSAVGGTTRLEHDYVLVSEGGRRWDVDHRAADPKLHMAFSPSTLASVVAEQFGARGPVQTVSTGCTSGLDAVGYAFHTIEEGRADVCIAGASDSPISPITMACFDAIKATSPDNDDPEHASRPFDNNRNGFVMGEGAAVLVLEEYEHARARGAHIYCEIGGYATFGNAYHMTGLTGEGLEMSRAIDSTLDQARLDPTLVDYVNAHGSGTRQNDRHETAAVKRSLGAHAYDTPMSSIKSMVGHSLGAIGAIEVAACVLALKHQVVPPTANYETPDPECDLDYVPRTARPRKLRNVLSVGSGFGGFQSAVLLTGPGGRTR, from the coding sequence GTGACCCGGCGAGTCGCCGTCACCGGTGTCGGTGTGGTCGCTCCGGGCGGCACCGGAGCGAAGGCGTTCTGGGACCTCCTCGCCGCCGGCCGTACCGCGACCCGCGGCATCACCCTGTTCGACCCGGTCGGGCTGCGCTCCCGCATCGCCGCCGAGTGCGACTTCGACCCGGCGGACCACGGACTGGACCCGGACCTGAGCCGCCACGCCGACCGGTACATCCAGTTCGCCGTCGTCGCCGCCGGGGAAGCCGTCCGCGACTCCGGACTCGACACCGGCACCGAGGACCCCTGGCGCGTCGCCGTCTCCCTGGGCAGCGCCGTCGGCGGCACCACCCGGCTCGAACACGACTACGTCCTGGTCAGCGAGGGCGGCCGGCGGTGGGACGTGGACCACCGCGCGGCCGACCCCAAGTTGCACATGGCGTTCTCGCCGAGCACGCTCGCCTCCGTCGTGGCCGAACAGTTCGGCGCCCGAGGCCCGGTGCAGACCGTCTCCACCGGATGCACCTCCGGCCTCGACGCCGTCGGCTACGCCTTCCACACCATCGAGGAAGGCCGGGCGGACGTCTGCATCGCGGGCGCGTCGGACTCCCCCATATCCCCGATCACCATGGCCTGCTTCGATGCCATCAAGGCCACCTCGCCCGACAACGACGACCCGGAGCACGCCTCCAGGCCCTTCGACAACAACCGCAACGGTTTCGTCATGGGCGAAGGCGCGGCCGTCCTCGTCCTGGAGGAGTACGAGCACGCCAGGGCCCGCGGTGCGCACATCTACTGCGAGATCGGCGGCTACGCCACCTTCGGCAACGCGTACCACATGACCGGTCTGACCGGCGAGGGCCTGGAGATGTCCCGGGCGATCGACTCGACGCTCGACCAGGCCCGGCTCGACCCCACGCTGGTCGACTACGTCAACGCGCACGGCTCGGGCACCCGGCAGAACGACCGCCACGAGACCGCCGCCGTGAAGCGGTCCCTGGGGGCGCACGCCTATGACACGCCCATGAGCTCCATCAAATCCATGGTGGGGCACTCGCTGGGCGCGATCGGCGCGATCGAGGTGGCCGCCTGCGTTCTCGCGCTGAAGCACCAGGTCGTCCCTCCGACGGCGAACTACGAGACCCCCGACCCCGAGTGCGACCTGGACTACGTGCCGCGCACCGCCCGCCCCCGGAAGCTCAGGAACGTGCTCTCCGTGGGCAGCGGATTCGGCGGATTCCAGTCCGCGGTCCTCCTGACGGGGCCGGGCGGGAGGACACGATGA
- a CDS encoding IS630 family transposase yields MGDNRLEPLVLSETERQVLNNWVKRRTTAQGLALRARIVLACAESGPNLAVAARLGVSRGTVAKWRTRFLRARLDGLADEPRPGVPRTITDAQVEDVVVRTLEETPPGGTHWSKRELAKAVGISPASVLRIWHAFGLQPWRTETFKISPDPFLIDKIRDVVGLYLAPPANAVVFAVDEKPQIQALQRTAPVLPMVPGVPERRSFDYIRHGTVDLFAALNTATGKVITKLSAQHRAVDFRDFLDKIDRQTDPGLAVHVICDNLSAHKAPVVHKWLLAHPRFQLHFTPTYSSWINQVERWFAELERRCLERGVFCSLDDLKAALEDWIKVWNDGARPFKWTKTADQILDRICRYCSRISEPGH; encoded by the coding sequence GTGGGTGACAACAGGCTGGAGCCGCTGGTCCTGAGTGAGACCGAGCGGCAGGTGTTGAACAACTGGGTCAAGCGCCGGACGACCGCGCAAGGTCTGGCCCTGCGGGCTCGAATCGTGCTGGCATGTGCGGAGAGTGGCCCCAACCTGGCGGTCGCCGCCCGCCTGGGAGTCAGCCGGGGCACCGTCGCCAAGTGGCGCACGAGGTTCCTGCGGGCCAGACTCGACGGACTCGCCGACGAGCCGAGGCCCGGGGTGCCGCGGACCATTACAGACGCCCAGGTCGAAGACGTGGTGGTCCGCACTCTGGAGGAGACGCCTCCGGGCGGAACCCACTGGTCCAAGCGGGAGCTGGCCAAGGCCGTGGGCATCTCGCCGGCCAGTGTCCTGCGGATCTGGCACGCCTTCGGTCTGCAGCCATGGCGGACCGAGACGTTCAAGATCTCCCCGGACCCGTTCCTGATCGACAAGATCCGTGACGTCGTGGGCCTGTATCTCGCCCCGCCGGCGAACGCGGTGGTGTTCGCGGTGGACGAGAAACCGCAGATCCAGGCCCTTCAGCGGACCGCGCCGGTGCTGCCCATGGTCCCGGGAGTGCCCGAGCGGCGGAGTTTCGACTACATCCGGCACGGCACCGTCGACCTGTTCGCCGCGCTGAACACCGCCACCGGCAAAGTGATCACGAAACTGTCCGCCCAGCACCGGGCCGTGGACTTCCGCGACTTCCTCGACAAGATCGACCGCCAGACCGATCCCGGCCTGGCGGTCCACGTGATCTGCGACAACCTCTCCGCCCACAAGGCACCCGTGGTGCACAAATGGCTGCTCGCGCACCCCCGGTTCCAGCTCCACTTCACCCCGACCTACTCGTCGTGGATCAACCAGGTCGAGCGGTGGTTCGCCGAGCTGGAACGGCGCTGCCTGGAGCGTGGGGTGTTCTGTTCCCTCGACGACCTGAAGGCCGCACTCGAGGACTGGATCAAGGTCTGGAACGACGGGGCCCGGCCCTTCAAGTGGACCAAGACCGCCGACCAGATCCTCGACCGCATCTGCCGCTACTGCTCACGTATCTCCGAACCGGGTCACTAG
- a CDS encoding sortase, producing MRLARTGPQLALALVALVLSAPSAVAAPSGDVRVNPENAAPGTTVTVSTTACGKETYGKGESEAGGQFHLLPGDRKGVLVGKFTLPLDVASGQDTVTLKCPPRIKQTVTYQISGRPIGAVEAGFGWAAGAGADGDDGAGPYALGALLLGGAAAGALIVRRRRAAARNSV from the coding sequence ATGCGTCTCGCACGTACGGGTCCCCAGCTCGCCCTGGCCCTGGTCGCCCTCGTTCTGTCCGCACCCTCCGCCGTCGCGGCGCCCTCCGGTGACGTCCGGGTCAATCCGGAGAACGCGGCCCCCGGAACCACCGTCACTGTCAGCACCACCGCCTGCGGCAAGGAGACGTACGGCAAGGGCGAGTCGGAGGCGGGCGGGCAGTTCCACCTCCTGCCGGGCGACCGGAAGGGCGTCCTGGTGGGTAAGTTCACGCTCCCGCTGGACGTCGCCTCCGGCCAGGACACCGTGACCCTCAAGTGCCCGCCGCGCATCAAGCAGACCGTCACCTACCAGATCTCCGGCCGGCCGATCGGTGCCGTGGAAGCGGGCTTCGGCTGGGCCGCAGGCGCCGGCGCGGACGGGGACGACGGCGCCGGCCCGTACGCCCTCGGTGCGCTGCTCCTCGGCGGCGCCGCCGCGGGCGCCCTGATCGTGAGGCGCCGCCGCGCCGCCGCCCGGAACTCCGTCTGA
- a CDS encoding methyltransferase: MTTVDPAPAPPMRLRELVFGAACAAAVRAAARLGVADALGDTPMTVEDLAAAVKTQPLTLRRLLRALSCQGVFTEHADGTFAHTEMSRLLREDDPHSLRYIALWCTEPWTWDVWPKLDEAVRSGRNVFEDVYDREFFAYLNEDAPESAYVFNRAMTTSSKQSAQDVADLLDLGDVSCVADIGGGQGHVLASLLEKHPSLKGALLDLPGVVENADPRLRDGGALSPRVRVVAGDCREDIPIQADVYIIKNILEWDDDSTRRALANVRKAARPGARVVVIENLVDDTPSMRFTTAMDLLLLLNVGGAKHTRQSMVDRLTDAGLVIGEIRPVNAYLHAFECTVPV, translated from the coding sequence ATGACAACGGTTGATCCGGCTCCCGCCCCGCCCATGCGGCTGAGGGAACTCGTGTTCGGGGCGGCGTGCGCCGCCGCCGTCCGTGCGGCCGCCCGCCTGGGCGTGGCCGACGCCCTGGGCGACACGCCCATGACCGTGGAGGACCTCGCGGCGGCGGTGAAGACCCAGCCGCTGACACTGCGCAGGCTCCTGCGCGCACTGTCCTGCCAGGGGGTCTTCACCGAGCACGCCGACGGCACCTTCGCCCACACGGAGATGTCCCGGCTCCTGCGCGAGGACGATCCGCACAGCCTGCGGTACATCGCGCTGTGGTGCACCGAGCCGTGGACGTGGGACGTCTGGCCGAAGCTCGACGAGGCGGTGCGCTCCGGACGGAACGTCTTCGAGGACGTGTACGACCGGGAGTTCTTCGCGTACCTCAACGAGGACGCGCCCGAGTCCGCCTACGTCTTCAACCGAGCCATGACGACGTCGAGCAAGCAGTCGGCGCAGGACGTGGCGGACCTTCTCGACCTCGGGGACGTGTCCTGCGTCGCCGACATCGGAGGCGGACAGGGGCACGTCCTGGCGAGTCTGCTGGAGAAGCACCCCTCCCTGAAGGGCGCGCTGCTCGACCTGCCGGGAGTGGTGGAGAACGCCGACCCGCGCCTGCGGGACGGCGGCGCGCTGAGCCCCCGGGTCCGTGTCGTGGCCGGTGACTGCCGCGAGGACATCCCGATCCAGGCTGATGTGTACATCATCAAGAACATCCTGGAATGGGACGACGACAGCACCCGCCGGGCGCTCGCCAACGTCCGCAAGGCAGCGCGCCCCGGCGCCCGGGTCGTCGTGATCGAGAACCTCGTGGACGACACGCCTTCGATGAGGTTCACGACGGCCATGGACCTGCTGCTGCTCCTCAATGTCGGCGGTGCGAAGCACACCCGGCAGAGCATGGTCGACCGGCTGACGGACGCGGGGCTCGTCATCGGCGAGATCCGCCCGGTCAACGCGTACCTCCACGCCTTCGAGTGCACCGTCCCCGTCTGA
- a CDS encoding LysR family transcriptional regulator: MELRHLQHFVAVAEDRHFTRAAERLMVSQSGLSASIRALERELRAPLFVRSTRRVTLTEAGRALLAEAERVLAHVRAAHEAVAAVQGVLRGTLSLGTEQCVAGVHVAGLLAAFRRRHPDVEIRLRQEGGLALAEDVAAGRLDLAFAYRTRADSDQLRSVPLAAEPMTLLCHPGHPLAATGPVLALPDLAGEVFVDFHPGWGPRRATDAAFAAAGVPRAVSLEVNDVHSLLDLVEENLGVAAVPRHFRHKRDSLHAIPLTDTGEEVYETVALLPPPQATSPAARALMTLLEREPAR, translated from the coding sequence ATGGAACTGCGGCACCTCCAGCACTTCGTCGCCGTCGCCGAGGACCGGCACTTCACGCGGGCCGCGGAGCGGCTCATGGTCTCCCAGTCCGGCCTCTCGGCATCGATCCGGGCCCTGGAGCGGGAGTTGAGGGCGCCGCTGTTCGTACGGAGCACCCGCCGGGTGACGCTGACGGAGGCCGGGCGGGCGCTGCTGGCCGAGGCGGAGCGCGTCCTGGCGCACGTACGGGCCGCGCACGAGGCGGTGGCAGCGGTCCAGGGCGTGCTGCGCGGCACGCTCTCCCTCGGGACCGAGCAGTGTGTCGCCGGGGTGCACGTGGCGGGGCTGCTGGCCGCGTTCAGGCGGCGGCACCCGGACGTGGAGATACGGCTCCGCCAGGAGGGCGGGCTCGCGTTGGCCGAGGACGTCGCCGCCGGGCGACTCGACCTGGCCTTCGCCTACCGCACCCGGGCGGACTCCGACCAGCTGCGCTCGGTGCCGCTGGCGGCCGAGCCGATGACACTGCTGTGCCACCCCGGGCACCCGCTCGCCGCGACCGGGCCGGTCCTCGCGCTTCCGGACCTCGCCGGGGAGGTCTTCGTCGACTTCCACCCCGGCTGGGGACCACGCCGCGCCACGGACGCCGCGTTCGCCGCCGCGGGCGTACCACGAGCCGTGAGCCTGGAGGTGAACGACGTGCACAGCCTCCTGGACCTGGTGGAGGAGAACCTCGGCGTCGCCGCCGTACCGCGGCACTTCCGGCACAAGCGGGACTCCCTGCACGCCATCCCGCTCACCGACACCGGCGAGGAGGTCTACGAGACGGTGGCCCTGCTGCCACCGCCCCAGGCCACCAGCCCGGCGGCCCGCGCGCTGATGACGCTGCTGGAGCGGGAACCCGCCCGCTGA